One part of the Dunckerocampus dactyliophorus isolate RoL2022-P2 chromosome 11, RoL_Ddac_1.1, whole genome shotgun sequence genome encodes these proteins:
- the sox3 gene encoding transcription factor Sox-3: MYNMMETEIKSPLPQPNPGSGGPGSKGSGVSDQERVKRPMNAFMVWSRGQRRKMAQENPKMHNSEISKRLGADWKLLTDAEKRPFIDEAKRLRAMHMKEHPDYKYRPRRKTKTLLKKDKYSLPGGLLAPGGNAVSNPVQVGQRMDGYAHMNGWTNYSLMQDQLAYPQHHGMSGPQIQQMHRYEMAGLQYPMMSTAQTYMNAASTYSMSPAAYTQQAAVGAGTGGGGGGAGPMGLGSMCKSEPSSPPPAITSHSQRACLGDLRDMISMYLPPGGDSAEHSSLQGSRLHSVHPHYQSAGTGVNGTLPLTHI, translated from the coding sequence ATGTACAACATGATGGAAACGGAGATCAAGTCCCCTCTCCCGCAGCCCAACCCGGGCTCGGGGGGTCCGGGATCCAAGGGGAGCGGCGTGAGCGACCAGGAGCGCGTCAAGCGGCCCATGAACGCTTTCATGGTGTGGTCCCGCGGCCAGCGCCGGAAGATGGCCCAGGAGAACCCCAAGATGCACAACTCGGAGATCAGCAAGCGGCTCGGCGCCGACTGGAAGCTGCTGACGGACGCCGAGAAGCGGCCCTTCATCGACGAGGCCAAGCGTCTGCGCGCCATGCACATGAAGGAGCACCCGGACTACAAGTACCGCCCCCGCAGGAAGACCAAGACCTTGCTCAAGAAAGACAAGTACTCGTTGCCCGGCGGGCTGCTGGCTCCGGGCGGCAACGCGGTCAGCAACCCGGTGCAGGTGGGTCAGAGGATGGACGGCTACGCGCACATGAACGGCTGGACCAACTACTCCCTCATGCAGGACCAGCTGGCCTACCCGCAGCACCACGGCATGAGCGGCCCGCAGATCCAGCAGATGCACCGCTACGAGATGGCGGGGCTCCAGTACCCCATGATGTCCACGGCGCAGACCTACATGAACGCGGCCTCCACGTACAGCATGTCTCCGGCGGCGTACACGCAGCAGGCGGCCGTCGGTGCCGGCACCGGCGGAGGCGGGGGCGGTGCCGGGCCCATGGGCCTGGGCTCCATGTGCAAGAGCGAGCCCAGCTCGCCGCCGCCCGCCATCACGTCGCACTCCCAGCGGGCCTGCTTGGGGGACCTGAGGGACATGATCAGCATGTACCTGCCCCCCGGCGGGGACAGCGCGGAGCACTCGTCCCTGCAGGGGAGCCGGTTACACAGCGTGCACCCCCACTACCAGAGCGCGGGGACGGGCGTCAATGGGACCCTACCTCTCACCCACATCTGA